The genomic stretch GCCTGCTGCCGCTGGGGCTGGCAGTCACGCTGGAATTCATGGGCCCGCTGCTGCTCTCGCTGTACCTGTCGCGCCGCCCGGCCGATTACCTGTGGGTCGCGCTGGCCGGGCTGGGCATTTTCCTGATGGTGCCGCACACGGGCGGCGCCCACTTCAACCTGGCCGGGGCGGCGCTGGCGCTGCTGGCGGGCGCGTTCTGGGTGGCGTATATCCTGATCGGCGGGCGCGTGGGCCGCCGGTTGCCTCCAAACGTGGCCGTGACCGCGGGCATGCTCGTGGCGGCCCTCGTCAGCCTGCCATTCGGGCTGGTGTCGGCGGGCAGCGCCCTCTTTCAACCGGACGTGCTGCTCGCGGGACTGGCAGTGGCCCTGCTGTCCAGCGCCCTGCCGTACACCCTGGAACTTCAGGTGCTGCGCGCCCTGAACGCCAAAGTGTTCGGCGTGCTGATGAGTATGGAACCTGCCATCGCCGCCCTCAGCGGCCTGGTGATCCTGCACGAGCGCCTCAGCCCCGGCCAGTGGGCGGGCCTTTTTGCGGTCATGATCGCCAGCGCGGGCATCACGCTGACGGGCAAGGCCGAGCCGCACGCCGAGCCGGAACCGGTGAATTAGGGTGTGGACGGAGGTCACGGCCGTCATTACCGCGGGCGGACAGTCGCGGCGATTCGGGGCCGATAAGGCGCGGGCCGTGCTGGCGGGGTCGACGCTGCTGGAGCGGGTCGCCGGCAGCCTGAGCCGTGCCGGGCGCCGGATTCTGATCGCGCCGCCGGGGAAATACTTGCTGCCCGGCTGGGAGGCCGTGGCCGACGGGCGTCCGGGCCAGGGGCCACTGGCGGGGCTGGAAACCGCCCTGAAGCACGCCGGAACCGGGTGGGTGGCGTTTGCGGGGGTAGATCTGCCGCTGCTGACGCCCGCCTACTGGGAAACGTTGCTGCAAGCGCGCACGCCTGACTCTCAGAGCGTTCAGGCCGTTCACCCGGCGCGCGGCCCGCAGCCGCTGGCGGCGCTGTACCACGTCTCGCTGCTGCCGGATCTCACGAGAATGCTCGACGCCGGGGAGCGCCGGTTACGGCAGGCCGCCCCACCCAGCCGCACCGCCCTGGTGTCCGGCCTCTCTGAACGCTCTTTCGTGAATGTGAACACCCCCGACGACCTGAACAGCCTTCAATCCTGAAAACCTCCTCCCACCCCACTTTTCCCACCCCCGACCATCCCCACCCCACAACCTCTATCATCAGCCCCATGACCACAGGTGACCTGTCCAGCAAGCTGAACCGTGACCAAGCCCAGGCGGAATTGTTTGATCTGCTGCGTATTCCCAGCGTCAGTGCCGACCCGGCGTACCGGGCCGACGTGCGCCGCGCCGGCGAGTGGGTGCGGGCGAAACTGGAGGGCATGGGCTTCACGGCGCGCCTGGACGAGACGCCGCTGCACCCGGTGGTGTACGCCGAGCGTCTGGTCGACCCCAGCAAGCCGACGGTCATGATTTACGGTCACTACGACGTGCAGCCCGAAGCGCCGGCCGAGGAGTGGAAAACCCCGCCCTTCGAGCCGACCGTGCGTGACGGCCGCATCTACGCCCGCGGCAGCACCGACGACAAGGGGCAGGCTTACGCCAACATCAAGGGCGTGGAGTTGCTGCTGCAAGAAGGCGAACTCCCCGTGAACGTCAAATTCTTCATCGAGGGCGAGGAGGAAATCGGCAGCCCCAGCATGGTGCCCTACCTTCAGGCCCACAAGGACGAATTGAAGGCCGATGTCATCGTGATTTCCGACGGCAGCCGCTTCGCGAAGGACGTGCCGACCATCACCTACGGCGTGCGCGGCCTGAGCTACGTGGAAATTCACGTACAGGGCGCCAACCGTGACCTGCACAGCGGCAGCTATGGCGGGGCCGCCCCCAACCCCATCAATGCCCTGTGCGAGATCATCGCCAAACTGAAAGACGACCAGGGCCGCATCACCATTCCCGGCTTCTACGACGACGTGATTCCCCTCACCGACGACGAGCGCAAGATGTGGGCCAGCCTGCCGCACAGTGACCAGGACTTCATGAACAGCATCGGCGTCAAGGCCCTGCCCGGCGAGGAAGGTTACAGCACGCTGGAACGCATCTGGGGTCGGCCCACGCTGGACGTGAACGGCATCTGGGGCGGGTACCAGGGCGAGGGCAGCAAAACTGTGATTGCCGCCAAGGCCGGCGCGAAAGTCAGCATGCGCCTGGTTCCCGGCCAGAACCCCGAGAAGATCACGAAACTGATTCAGGAGTACGTGCCGCAAATCGCCCCGGCTGGCGTGAGCGTCGAAGTCATCGACCACCACGGCGGGCAACCCGTGAAATTCGCCACCGACAGCCAGGCCATTCAGGCCGCCAACCGCGCCCTGCACCGCGTGTACGGGCGTGACGCCGCCTTCGCGCGTACCGGGGGCAGCATTCCCATTGTGGCCGCCTTCAGCGAAATTCTGGGCACCGAAGTGCTGTTCGTGGACTACGGCCTCAACGAGGACGCCCCCCACAGCCCCAACGAGAGCTTCGCGCAGGAAGACTACTTCAACGGCATCCTGACGGCGGCGTACCTGCTGGAGGAACTGGGGAACTCGTGAAACTCGCCTTTCTCGCTTCACATGGTGGAAGTGCCGCGAAACATCTGGTTCAGGCGTGCCGCGAGGGGGCACTGGACGCCGTGCCGGTGGCCCTGGTCAGCAACAACAGCACCTCTGCGGCGCTGGCCTGGGCACGGGCAGCGGGGTTGCGGACGGCCCACCTGAGCAGCGCCCGATACCCGGACGCCGGCGAGCTCGATGAAAGGATCTGCTCGTTCCTGCTGGATTCGGGCGCGGACACGCTGGTGCTCAGTGGCTACATGCGTGAACTTGGCCCGCGTGTCCTGAACGCTTTCGCGGGGCGACTGGTGAATATTCACCCCAGCCTGCTGCCGCGTCACGGTGGGCGCGGCATGTACGGCGACCGCGTTCATGAGGCGGTGCTGGCGGCGGGCGACACGGAGAGTGGGGCGACCGTTCACCTCGTCACCGCCGGCATCGACGAGGGGCCGATGCTGGCCCAGTCGCGCGTACCCGTCCTGCCCAGTGATGACCTCGCCTCCCTGAAAGCCCGCGTGCAGGCGGTGGAAGGTGACCTGATGCTGCGGGCCTTGCAGGAACTGGCGCGGCCATGAAGTTAAAGCGGGCCGGTCGGAAGGGCTGGCCCAGAGTCGTGTCGGATGAGGAACTTGTTCTTCACGTTCCCGGTGGCGTCATGGTGGATTACGTGGCGGGCGAGGTGGTGCGGCCGCTCGACGTGGAGTTTCGTGGGCGCACCCTCCGTATTCTGGACAGCGGCTACCGCTGGTTGCACTTTGCGCCAGTCAGCGCGAATCACGCGGTGACGGTGCAACTAGACCAGCACCTTGAACCCGTTCAGATTTACGTCGACATCTGCGACGGCCACGGCATCGACCCGGACGGCGTGCCGTTCACGCATGACCTGTATCTGGATGTCCTGGCCGTGTGCGAGGTGCAGGCGGACGGGACGTGGCACGTGACGGCAACGGAAATCATCGATCTGGCCGAGCTGGATGAGGCGCTGACAGCCGGGAAAATCACCCCAACACAGTTTGAGCTGGCCTGGGCCGAAGCGAAAGGCGTGGAAGGACAGTTGAACGCGAATGCCTTTCCCGCCCTGGACGTCATTCGGGCCTACCTGCGCGATCAGAGGGGTTTGAACTCTCCTCCATGAATCCGAGAACATCACCCCGATTCGCTGCGCGCCGTTCAAAGCCCTCTTTGCTTTCACTCGCGTCCGCTCAGAGGAACAGAAGGAAATTTACCTTCTCGTTTTCAAAGTGGTCTCAGCCATGAGGTGGCGACGGCACGAACTTCAGCGCTGGGAACGCTGGAAGGACGGTTCCTTCCAGGTGTTGCAGGTGCCGGACGGGGTGATCGTGGATTTTCGCATTTCCGAAGTGCATGCGCCTTTCGTGTCCACGGTAAGGGGCGAGGGGCGCACGATTTTCGATGTCGGGTTCCGCTGGGTATACTTCACGCCGCTGGCGCAGCAGCACTCGGTGATCCTGGTACTGGACGCAGCGAATGTGCCGCTCCAGGTTTACGTGGACATCACGCAGGGCAACCGCCTCGATCCGGACGGGGTTCCGGCCATAGACGACGTTTTTCTGGATGTGCTGGCCTGGGTGGAACTTACCTCTGATGGCAAATGGCGATTGGGTGAACCGGAAATTGTTGACCAGCACGAACTGGATGAAGCGCTGGCAGCGGGCCTCCTCTCCCCTAACCAGCACGCGGCGGCGTGGGCAGAGGCGCGGCGAGTGGTGGACATGCTCAGCACCGGGCGTTTCCCAGCGCTGGAGATCATCCGGAGTTACCTGACCCACAGTTGAGCCCGCAGTTGAAACCCCTCCTTTCCAGCCAGAAGAAGGCCGGGGACGTGAAATCCCCGGCCTCCTGTCTGGTTGCCCTCAGCCCTGCGCGGCTTTCTTCAGGCGTTCGGCCTTGTCGGTCTGTTCCCAGGGAAATTCGGGGCGGCCGAAGTGGCCGTAAGCGGCGGTCTGCGCGTAGATGGGCCGGCGCAGGTCGAGTTCCGCGATGATGGCTTGCGGTCGGGCATCGAAATGCTGGGTGACCAGTTCGGCGAGCTTCTCGTCGCTGACGGTTCCGGTACCGTAGGTGTCGACGCGCAGGCTCACGGGGTTGGCGCGCCCAATGGCGTAGGCGACCTCCACCAGGGCGCGTTTCGCCAGGCCGGCGGCCACGATGTTCTTGGCGATGTAGCGGGCGTAGTACGCGGCGCTGCGGTCGACCTTGGTGGGGTCTTTGCCGCTGAACGCCCCACCGCCGTGCGGCACTGCCCCGCCGTAGGTGTCCACGATGATCTTGCGCCCGGTGAGGCCCGTATCGCCGTGTGGCCCGCCGATGACGAAGCGGCCGCTGGGGTTGATGAAGTATTTGGTTTCGGGGCGCAGGTACTCGGCGGGAATCACGGCCTGGATGACGTGTTCGAGCATGTCGGCGCGAATCTCGTCGTTGATGACGTTCTCGCTGTGCTGGGTGCTGATGACCACCGTGTCCACGTAAGTCTCGGTGGCTTCGTGCGGTTCGCCGTCACGCACCACCGTCACCTGCGCTTTGGCGTCGGGACGCAGGTAGGTCAGGGTGCCATTCTTGCGCAGCTCCGCGATGCGGCCCGTCAGTTTGTGTGCCAGCGAGATGGGCAGCGGCATGAGTTCCGGCGTTTCATTGGTGGCGTACCCGAACATCAGGCCCTGGTCGCCCGCGCCAATTTCGCTGTACCTGTTGGCGGGGTCGGCCCGTTCGGCGTCGGTCATGCCGCGCCATTCTTCACTGTGGTTGACGCCCCCGGCGATTTCCGGCGACTGCTCGTGCAGGCTGACCAGCACCGCGCTGTACTCGGCATCGAAGCCGTAGTTGGCGCGGGTGTAGCCGACTTTCATCACGGCGTCACGCACGGTCTTCTGAACATCCACGCGGGCCTTCTTTGCGGTCACCTCGCCCGCCACCACGGCCATGCCGGTGGTCAGCAGGGTTTCCACCGCTACGCGGCTGGTGGGTTCCTGCCGCAGAAACTCGTCGAGGATGCTGTCCGAGATGAAGTCGGCCAGCTTGTCCGGGTGGCCTTCCGATACCGATTCCGATGTGTAGTACTTCCTCATGCCTACTCCTGCGAGATGGTGGGGCTGCGTTTCACAGAACAAACCTGCAAAGGAGTGCCGCACTGTGTCCCCGCTCGCATCGACGCCGCTGGCGTCATGTGAAGGGTAGAGTCTGGGGGCAAGAGAGTCAAAGGTCAGGGTCGGCGAGCGAAGACTGGGCGAAGACCGGGGGCTAAGGTAACAGGCGACGCGGTGAGGGGCGGGGCTGCGCCTGGGCCACCGGAAAGCCTACCGGCCGCGCAGGCGCGGGTCGCCTGGGCCGACCGCGAAGGCCCCGCCCCACGGCGCGTAGCGGCTGCGGAACACCTCGCGGCGCACCACCCGGCCCTGCGCGTCCCGCAGTTCCCGGATCACCTTGACGCTGGAACCCGCCGACGGCATGTCAATGCGCACCGCCTCGCCCCGCTTCAGACCGCGGTCGAGCAGAAACTGGGGCGCCAGCGCCGGGCGCACGTCCGTCTGCTGCGGGGGCAGCACGCTGACCTGCCACACGGGCGGGGCCCCGAACAGGTGAACGCGCAGCACCTCGCGCCCGACGTCCCACTCGGTCTGCACCAGCAGCGACAGGCGGCCGGAATTGCGAAACCGCAGGTTCTTGACCGGTGCGTACACCGCGGCGTCCAGCCCCGGCTGACCGTAGTACGCGACCTGATGCGAGTGGGGGTGACGCTCCAGGATGGGCAGCCCGGCCTGGAGTGCGGCGCGAAAGACCGTGGTACTGACCTGACAAATGCCGCCGCCGTCCTCGGTCGCCAGGCCCCCGCCGCTAATCACGTAACCGGGCCGAAAGGCACCGCTCAGGCGGGCCGGGCGCAGCAGCCGGTTGAAGTCGAAAGCCTGGTACGGCACGACCCACACGCCGTCCAGCGCGGCCGCCCCGGTGACGATGTTGTGGACACGGAACTCGGGGCTGCCGGTAAAGGTCGTCTCGCCGCTGCCCAGGTGAACCAGCCCTTTTTCCTGAAGCGATGCCACCGATTGCGCCGGGGCAACGAGTTTGAGAGTAAGGAAAACGCGCTGGCGACCTCCTCGGAGCGCGTTTTTCAAGGCTGTTTCTGTGACGCGGCGATCGACGATGAGACCCGCATGGGCCTGAATCTCCCAACCACGTTCGGCCCGCACGAAACGGGCGTCGCGTGGTCGATGGGCCTCAATTTGCCGGTAAACCGCGTTTAGTTGCGGGCGCAGGGCCGTTAAGGTGCCGTCTTGGAGGGCCGCCAGGGTTGGCGGTGACAGGTCGAGGGTCGCCCCCCTGGCCACGTAACGCCGCTCCACCTGGCCCCCGAAGCCGACGATGTGCGGGACTTCCCAGGTCAATGAGAGGCGGCGGCCCTGACGCTGCCAGACAGCCTGCCCTGCGCCGAGCTGCGCCGCGTCCATCTGCGCCGGGGCTGGCTGAGTCGTTCCCGCTGGCCCGGTCACAACCCTGGGGCGCTGGCAGGAGTTAAAAGTGCTGACGAGAAGGCTCGCCAGCACCAACTTGTACAGAAGGTGTCTCAATGTACTCAGGGCATGATGACGCTGTCGACCACGTGGATCACGCCGTTGCGGGCCATGATGTCGGCGCGGGTCACGCGCGCGTCGTTGATCATGACGCTACCGTTCATGGTGCTGATCCGCAGCGTGCCGTTGTTGGCGGCCGTGGCGTTCGAGAGTTTGACCACCTGTCCCGAGGTCACGCGCCCCGGCACCACGTGGTACAGCAGCAGGTCACGCAGCTTGGCCCGGTCATTGAGCAGGGCGTTCAGCTGATCCTGGGGCACCTTGGCGA from Deinococcus fonticola encodes the following:
- a CDS encoding EamA family transporter, which gives rise to MVILQGGAAFAKTLFPLVGPLGTTTLRTSLAALMLLAVFRPNLRTLTRADWRLLIPYGLALGLMNLSFYLSLRLLPLGLAVTLEFMGPLLLSLYLSRRPADYLWVALAGLGIFLMVPHTGGAHFNLAGAALALLAGAFWVAYILIGGRVGRRLPPNVAVTAGMLVAALVSLPFGLVSAGSALFQPDVLLAGLAVALLSSALPYTLELQVLRALNAKVFGVLMSMEPAIAALSGLVILHERLSPGQWAGLFAVMIASAGITLTGKAEPHAEPEPVN
- the mobA gene encoding molybdenum cofactor guanylyltransferase, with protein sequence MWTEVTAVITAGGQSRRFGADKARAVLAGSTLLERVAGSLSRAGRRILIAPPGKYLLPGWEAVADGRPGQGPLAGLETALKHAGTGWVAFAGVDLPLLTPAYWETLLQARTPDSQSVQAVHPARGPQPLAALYHVSLLPDLTRMLDAGERRLRQAAPPSRTALVSGLSERSFVNVNTPDDLNSLQS
- a CDS encoding dipeptidase, whose protein sequence is MTTGDLSSKLNRDQAQAELFDLLRIPSVSADPAYRADVRRAGEWVRAKLEGMGFTARLDETPLHPVVYAERLVDPSKPTVMIYGHYDVQPEAPAEEWKTPPFEPTVRDGRIYARGSTDDKGQAYANIKGVELLLQEGELPVNVKFFIEGEEEIGSPSMVPYLQAHKDELKADVIVISDGSRFAKDVPTITYGVRGLSYVEIHVQGANRDLHSGSYGGAAPNPINALCEIIAKLKDDQGRITIPGFYDDVIPLTDDERKMWASLPHSDQDFMNSIGVKALPGEEGYSTLERIWGRPTLDVNGIWGGYQGEGSKTVIAAKAGAKVSMRLVPGQNPEKITKLIQEYVPQIAPAGVSVEVIDHHGGQPVKFATDSQAIQAANRALHRVYGRDAAFARTGGSIPIVAAFSEILGTEVLFVDYGLNEDAPHSPNESFAQEDYFNGILTAAYLLEELGNS
- a CDS encoding phosphoribosylglycinamide formyltransferase, whose amino-acid sequence is MKLAFLASHGGSAAKHLVQACREGALDAVPVALVSNNSTSAALAWARAAGLRTAHLSSARYPDAGELDERICSFLLDSGADTLVLSGYMRELGPRVLNAFAGRLVNIHPSLLPRHGGRGMYGDRVHEAVLAAGDTESGATVHLVTAGIDEGPMLAQSRVPVLPSDDLASLKARVQAVEGDLMLRALQELARP
- a CDS encoding DUF402 domain-containing protein is translated as MKLKRAGRKGWPRVVSDEELVLHVPGGVMVDYVAGEVVRPLDVEFRGRTLRILDSGYRWLHFAPVSANHAVTVQLDQHLEPVQIYVDICDGHGIDPDGVPFTHDLYLDVLAVCEVQADGTWHVTATEIIDLAELDEALTAGKITPTQFELAWAEAKGVEGQLNANAFPALDVIRAYLRDQRGLNSPP
- a CDS encoding DUF402 domain-containing protein — protein: MRWRRHELQRWERWKDGSFQVLQVPDGVIVDFRISEVHAPFVSTVRGEGRTIFDVGFRWVYFTPLAQQHSVILVLDAANVPLQVYVDITQGNRLDPDGVPAIDDVFLDVLAWVELTSDGKWRLGEPEIVDQHELDEALAAGLLSPNQHAAAWAEARRVVDMLSTGRFPALEIIRSYLTHS
- the metK gene encoding methionine adenosyltransferase yields the protein MRKYYTSESVSEGHPDKLADFISDSILDEFLRQEPTSRVAVETLLTTGMAVVAGEVTAKKARVDVQKTVRDAVMKVGYTRANYGFDAEYSAVLVSLHEQSPEIAGGVNHSEEWRGMTDAERADPANRYSEIGAGDQGLMFGYATNETPELMPLPISLAHKLTGRIAELRKNGTLTYLRPDAKAQVTVVRDGEPHEATETYVDTVVISTQHSENVINDEIRADMLEHVIQAVIPAEYLRPETKYFINPSGRFVIGGPHGDTGLTGRKIIVDTYGGAVPHGGGAFSGKDPTKVDRSAAYYARYIAKNIVAAGLAKRALVEVAYAIGRANPVSLRVDTYGTGTVSDEKLAELVTQHFDARPQAIIAELDLRRPIYAQTAAYGHFGRPEFPWEQTDKAERLKKAAQG
- a CDS encoding VanW family protein, yielding MRHLLYKLVLASLLVSTFNSCQRPRVVTGPAGTTQPAPAQMDAAQLGAGQAVWQRQGRRLSLTWEVPHIVGFGGQVERRYVARGATLDLSPPTLAALQDGTLTALRPQLNAVYRQIEAHRPRDARFVRAERGWEIQAHAGLIVDRRVTETALKNALRGGRQRVFLTLKLVAPAQSVASLQEKGLVHLGSGETTFTGSPEFRVHNIVTGAAALDGVWVVPYQAFDFNRLLRPARLSGAFRPGYVISGGGLATEDGGGICQVSTTVFRAALQAGLPILERHPHSHQVAYYGQPGLDAAVYAPVKNLRFRNSGRLSLLVQTEWDVGREVLRVHLFGAPPVWQVSVLPPQQTDVRPALAPQFLLDRGLKRGEAVRIDMPSAGSSVKVIRELRDAQGRVVRREVFRSRYAPWGGAFAVGPGDPRLRGR
- a CDS encoding fasciclin domain-containing protein — protein: MKRFALLSAALLTTTALAGSGSMVPGRTTIAGIVANDPNFSTLLSAVQAAGLVDTLNGAGPYTVFAPTNAAFAKVPQDQLNALLNDRAKLRDLLLYHVVPGRVTSGQVVKLSNATAANNGTLRISTMNGSVMINDARVTRADIMARNGVIHVVDSVIMP